From a single Candoia aspera isolate rCanAsp1 chromosome 2, rCanAsp1.hap2, whole genome shotgun sequence genomic region:
- the CLK4 gene encoding dual specificity protein kinase CLK4 isoform X3 produces MRQMHVAIKIVKSVGRYREAARSEIQVLEHLNTLDPGSTFRCVQMLEWFEHHGHVCIVFELLGLSTYDFIKENSFLPFSIELIRKMAYQICQSINFLHHNKLTHTDLKPENILFVESDYIVKYNSKMRRDERTLKNTDIKVVDFGSATYDNEHHSTLVSTRHYRAPEVILALGWSQPCDVWSIGCILIEYYLGFTVFQTHDSKEHLAMMERILGPLPVHMIKKSRKCYFHHNQLDWDEHSSAGRYVRRRCKPLKEFMHCHDKDHESFFDLICKMLEYDPAKRITLDEALEHHFFDALKDR; encoded by the exons AT GAGACAGATGCATGTAGctataaaaattgtaaaaagtgtTGGTAGATACCGAGAAGCAGCTCGTTCAGAAATACAGGTATTGGagcatttaaataccttggatCCTGGTAGCACATT TCGTTGTGTACAGATGTTGGAATGGTTTGAACATCATGGTCATGTCTGCATTGTATTTGAACTGCTGGGACTCAGTACTTatgattttattaaagaaaatagcTTTTTGCCGTTTTCTATTGAACTGATTAGGAAGATGGCTTATCAGATTTGTCAATCCATAAACT tcttACATCACAATAAGTTGACTCATACAGATTTGAaacctgaaaatattttatttgtagagTCTGATTATATAGTAAAGTATAATTCTAAAATG AGGCGAGATGAACGCACCCTGAAAAACACAGATATTAAAGTTGTAGATTTTGGTAGTGCAACATATGATAATGAACATCACAGCACTTTAGTGTCTACACGCCATTATAGAGCACCTGAAGTTATACTTG CACTTGGTTGGTCTCAACCCTGTGACGTCTGGAGTATAGGCTGCATTCTGATTGAATATTATCTTGGCTTCACTGTCTTCCAG aCACATGATAGTAAGGAACACCTGGCAATGATGGAGAGGATACTTGGGCCTTTACCAGTACACATGATTAAAAAATCACG GAAATGTTACTTCCATCATAACCAACTGGACTGGGATGAACATAGTTCTGCAGGCCGTTATGTTAGGAGACGATGCAAACCACTAAAG GAATTTATGCATTGTCATGATAAAGACCATGAAAGTTTTTTTGACCTTATCTGCAAGATGTTAGAATATGATCCAGCCAAGAGAATAACTCTAGATGAAGCCTTGGAGCATCACTTCTTTGATGCCCTAAAAGATAGGTAG